The stretch of DNA CGGGACTGCAGCGACTGGCTGCCGAGGACCAGCAGCGCCGTGAGACCGACGGCGGCGACGGCGACGCCGGCCCACGCCCCCATCCGGCGGGCCTGCCGCTCTGTCGCCCGCGTCCAGAGCCACGCGGCGGTTCCGACCAGCGCCGCCGCGACGCCGAGCGACAGCGTGTTCTCCAGCGCCGTCGTCCAGAGCGGGTCGCCCTGCTGGACGGCGTCGACGTAGACGTCGACCGCGGCCAGGCCCGCGACGGCGAGGCCGACGACCGCGACGACCGCTCCGACGCCGAGCTCCTGTCGATCCGACAAGCTTACGCTCCCGTCACCGCCGGTGACGCGGCGGTCACGCTACCCCGTACGCGCTGGCCAGTAACCGGCGACCGTCGAGCAGGCGACTGGTGTTCCATCGTCTCCACTCGGTGGGGTAGGGGTAAAACACTAGTGCCAAACCGACTCAGTTCCGCTCGAAGCGGTGTTCCCGAGCTAAACGTCTGTCAGCGCCCGGACGGCGGTCCGTCGTCGCCGGCCGCCGCCTCGATGAGCGCCTCGCTCAGTTCGCTCTTCCGGTGGGTCACCTGCAGGTGGACGTACAGGTCCCGCTGTTCCTCCTCGGCGTGGGTACAGAGCGGACAGACGTGGGGCGACTCGCCCTCGGGTGCCCGTCGCTCGGAGACTGGTGTCATTCGTCCGGATAGTGTATTCTGTCCTATATGGCACTGTCTAGTTGAGAGATTGAGGAGCGAGGAGGTTGTAGCGAGAAGTGTCCATGCAACTCGCAAACCTCCTCAAAGAGGAGTTAGAGATAGAGAATCAAGACGCTTGGGAGAACGAGCGCACGCCGACACCCGTGCGCTGTTTCGCGGTTCGACTTCACTCAATGGGGTTGTCGTTGCGTGAAGTCGAGGCTGTTTTGGGCTGGCTGGGTGTCGATCGCTGCCATCAAGCGATTTGGAATTGGAAGGAGACGCTGGCCGAGACACAGAGCGACCCGCCAAGGATTTCGCCGACGTTTGTCGCGGTCGACGAAACACAGATTGAGATCGATGGCGAGAAACACTGGCTGTTCGCTGCGATCGACACCAACTCAAAACTGCTCCTGGACGTCGATGTCTACAGCCGCCGCGGCACCGATCCTGCGGCGGCGTTCCTCCACCGCCTCACCGAGAAACACGATGTCGACGAGACGGTGTTTCTGGTTGATGCTGGCGGCTACCTGACTGCCCTCTCTCGTCACGATTTGAGCGGGTGGCTCGACTACCACGACCGAAACTACATCGAGAAATGGTTTCAGACCCTCGCAATGCGGCTCACCCGCTTCCATTCGTACTGGCGGGGCAGTCAGGCCAGCGCGACACGCTGGCTCAGACGCTTCAGACACTACTACAACCGACATCGGCCGAATCAAGCGTTAGATGGACGCACTCCTGCTGAGGAGGTCCAGAACTAGACAGTGCCTCCTATATGAATCTGTCTATGAGATGTCCGTTCCGCTCCGGAGGCGGACGGAGGGATACCGAGCGTGCTCAGCCGGGCGGCGCGTGGACGCCGTCTAGCTGGTCCACGGTAGGCGCGTTGACGATGCGGACCCGCGTCCCGGAGCGGGTGATCCGGAAGGCGTCCTCGAAGGAACTGGACGCGGGAACCACGTAGACGTTCCCCGCCCGCCGGCTCGCGCCGTGTTCCTCGACCAGCGCGGCCCGGTAGGCGCTCGCGAACTCGCGGGCATCCGTCCCGCTGTCCCACTCGCTGACCCAGACGTAGCCGTAGCCGCCCGACCCGTTCCGGTAGGGGACGACGGAGTCGCCGGCCCACCCCACCGACGGCTCGCTCCGGTAGGAGTACCGCGAGGCGTCCGTCCGGTCGTTGTGGTACATCGTCGCGAAGATCGAGGCCTCGCCGACGGTGTCGGCCACCGGGTCGTGGTCGAACCGCTCCCACTCGCCGTTCGAGCGGTCGGGGACGGTGACGTTCACCGGGTCGTCGTCCGGGTAGCGATCGGGGTGGATGACCTGCTCGCTGCTGTCGGGGAACTGCTCGTGGGCGGCGTCGACGGCCGACCAGCCACCGCTCTCGTACAGGTGGTCGACGAACGCCGGCCCGGTCGCGTAGGGCTGGAGCAGGACGGTGAACAGGCCCGGATACTGGACGGTGCCGCCACCGCCGCCGCTCCGGTCGGGCCGGTCGACGCAGCGCCACTGGTCGCCACACCGCCGCTCGTACAGCGCCTGGACGTAGTTGGCCTCGCCCTCGATCAGCCCGTCGCGGGCGAGCTGTCGGTCCTGCGTCTCGGCGGAGCCGTTGAGCCCGAACTGCTGGTCCTGGAGCGCGTGGACCAGCTCGTGGGCCAGCGTCGCCCGGTCGACCAGCGGCGTCTCCGTCGGGCTGACGACGACGATCTCGTCCCGGCTCGGCGAGTAGTAACCCTGGACGCTCGTCGAGAGCGTGCTGGAGATGGCCTCGCTGCTGCCGGCGTCCTCGCCGATGAGCAACAGCGCCTCCCACACCTGGTCGTTCCAGGGGTCCTGTGGCGGGCCGCCGCTCCCGTTGCTCCCCCGCGAGCGGTTTCGGTACTCCGCCCGCGAGATGACCTCGACCGGGACCGTCTCCGTGAACTCCCGGTCGCGGATGTGCTCGACGCGGGCCATCGTCCGGGCACTGACCGCCTCCCGCTCGCTCTCGTTCAGGCCGTCCTCGGTGGTGACGTTCACCGGGTCGTCGTACCAGTAGCCGTTCTCCCAGCCGATGGCGTCCTCGCCCATCGGCTCCGCCGGGTGGTCGCTCCCGCCGAAGGAGGGCACGGCACAGCCGGCGAGGACGACCAGCGACGCCAACAGTAGTTCCCTACGCATTATGGATCTCCGATAGCCCCCCTTGGGACGGCGCGTTGACGACAGTTACGGTGTCACCCTCGACCCGGACGGCGACGGCACCCGCGTATGGGCTGTCGCCGGCGAGCGTCCAGGTGTGCTCGCCGACCCGCCGGCCGCCCCAGTGACCCAGCACGTCGCCCCACGCCGCGGCGAAGGCCGCCGCCGCGGCCGGCGAGTCCCAGCCGGTCCGCCAGACGGAGGCCGTCGCCGTCCCGTTCGTGTAGACGTGGAGCCGGCCGCCGTCCCAGCCCGCGGTCCCCGGCAGCGTGTAGTCGTAGGGGTCGGTCTCGGCCAGCCCGCCGCCGGCGGCGTAGTCGAACACCGCCCGCCGCTGGACGACGGCCGAGCCGTTGTAGTCGTCGGCGATCGTGTACGCCATCGTCGCCGCGATGGCCGAGGGGCCGACGACGCCGTAGTCGGGGCGACCCGGTGGACGGACCCGCTCCCACTCGTCGCTGGACCGGTCGGACAGTTCGACCTCGCGTGGCTCCCACTCGGGGTAGTCCCCGGGGTTCGTGACCTCCCGAGCGCCGTCTGGCACCTCGCCGTAGGCGTCGTTCACGGCCGCCCACCCGCCGCGGTCGCGGAGGTCGGCCACCAGCCCCGCGCCGTCGCTGTACGGGAAGTACAGGAGGAAAGAGAGCCCGAAGTGGCGGTCGCCGCCGCCCGCGCTCGCGCCGGCCCCGCCCGAGAGACACGACCACGACGCGCCACAGCGCTCGGTGTAGTCGGCCGTCGTCGCCACCGCGTCGCCCTCGACGAGGCCGTTGCGGCCCTGGACCGCGTCGCGGGTCCGGGCGTCGCTCCGCAGGCCGAACCGCTGGTCCTGGAGCGCGTGGACCAGCTCGTGGGCCAGCGTCGACTCGTCGACGCTCGGGGTCTCGGTGTCGGTGACGAGGACGATGGCGTCCCGCCGGGGGCTGTAGTAGCCCAGCACGCTCTCGCCGAGGGTCGACTCCTGGACCGCGACGGCGTCCCGGTCCTCGCCGATCAGGAACAGCGCCTCGAACTTCGCGTCGTCGAACCGCCTGGTCGCCGCGCTCACCGTCCCGCCCCGGTTTTCGCGGAACCGTTCCCGACTGACCGTCTCGACGGGGACTCGCTCCGCGAACTCCAGCCGCCGGACCACCTCGACCCGGGCCATCGCTCGGCTCACGACGGCTCGCCGCTCGCTCTCGTTCAGGCCGTCCTCGGTCGTCACCGACAGCGTCTCGTTGTGCCAGTAGCCGGCCTCCCAGCCCAGTCGGTCCGTGGCGGGGTCCGGCGGCGCGTCCCCGGCCCCCGCCGGCGTCGCCTCCGTCGTGGCCGGCGTCTCGACGTCGAGTTCGACCGTCTCGTCGACGGTCGGCGTCGCTCCGGCGTCGTGGTCGGGCCCCGGTGCGGGGAGGGTCTGACAGCCCGACAGGAGACACAGCGCGGCGACCGCCGCGACGGCCCACTCGTGTCGCATCGCCTCGACGGAGGGGAAGCGCGGGGAAAAGCCCCACGCCGGGAGTAAGGTTCGAGGGGCCCGCGGCCCAACGACCGGATATGGAACTCGACCCCGACCGCACCGCCGTCGTCGTGGTGGACATGCAGAACGGCTTCTGTCACCCCGAGGGGAGCCTCTACGCGCCCGACAGCGAGGCGGCCATCGACCCCGTGAGCGGCCTGGTCGACCGCGCCCGCGACGCCGGCGCGAGCGTCGTCTTCACCCGCGACATCCACCCGCCCGAGCAGTTCGACGACGCCCACTACTACGACGAGTTCGAGCGCTGGGGGGAACACGTCGTCGAGGGCTCCTGGGAGGCCGACCTCGTGGACGAACTGACGCCCCGGGAGGAGGAGCTGGTCGTCGTCAAACACACCTACGACGCCTTCCACGAGACCCAGCTCGACGGCTGGCTCTCGGCCCACGGCATCGACGACCTGGTGGTCTGTGGAACGCTCGCGAACGTCTGCGTACTCCACACCGCCGCCAGCGCCGGCCTGCGGGACTACCGGCCGGTACTGGTCGAGGACGCCGTCGGCTTCATCGAGGGGGACCACAGGGAGTACGCGCTCGACCACGCCGACTGGCTGTTCGGCGAGGTGACCGAGCGCGACGCGATCGGGTTCGCCTGAACGGACCGATGAGCGACCCGGTCCGCGGCGAACTCGACGAGGTCGACGACGGCCCCGAGTACGACCACCTTTTTCGGCGTCGGGTGTCCTCGCTCGCGTCGCTCGCTGCGGGCACCGCTCGCCGAAAAACGTGGGCGAAAAGACGGCCGCTCGCTCCGCTCGCGGCCGGAGGCGAAGGATGAGCGACCCGGTCCGCGGCGAACTCGACGAGGTCGACGACGGCCCCGAGTACGACCACCTTTTTCGGCGTCGGGTGTCCTCGCTCGCGTCGCTCGCTGCGGGCACCGCTCGCCGAAAAACGTGGGCGAAAAGACGGCCGCTCGCTCCGCTCGCGGCCGGAGGCGAAGGATGAGCGACCCGGTCCGCGGCGAACTCGACGAGGTCGACGACGGCCCCGAGTACGACCACCTTTTTCGGCGTCGGGTGTCCTCGCTCGCGTCGCTCGCTGCGGGCACCGCTCGCCGAAAAACGTGGGCGAAAAGACGGCCGCTCGCTCCGCTCGCGGCCGGAGGCGAAGGATGAGCGACCCGGTCCGCGGCGAACTCGACGAGGTCGACGACGGCCCCGAGTACGACCACCTTTTTCGGCGTCGGGTGTCCTCGCTCGCGTCGCTCGCTGCGGGCACCGCTCGCCGAAAAACGTGGGCGAAAAGACGGCCGCTCGCTCCGCTCGCGGCCGGAGGCGAAGGATGAGCGACCCGGTCCGCGGCGAACTCGACGAGGTCGACGACGGCCCCGAGTACGACCTCGACTTCCGCGCCCACCCCGAGCGGTACCGCCACACGCCCGACGAGCGCGGCGCGTTCAAGATCGAGCCCTACAAGGGCGAACTGCTCCCCCACTGGACGGTCTCGGACCCCGAAGCGGCCGCCGAGGGCGCGCAGACCATCCACGACCGCTACCGCGAGTACCGCGCCGACGAGGAGTTCGTCGGGATGGACATGGCCCGGAAGTACCTCCAGATGGGGTGGACGCGGGCGCTGCGGTACGCGAAGTATCCCGGCGGGCAAAAGTACGAGGACGGCGAGGAGCGCGCCCCTCAGCGGTGGTACGACCCGGAGAAGCGCCGTATCTCGCGGATCTACCGGTTCCACCTCGACCGCGTGCGCGCGGACGACGCCTACGACCGCGCGAAGCAGCGCCACCGCGAGCGGTACGGCCAGGGCTAACGCTCGATCGCGACGGTCACGGTCTCGCCGACCGCGAGGTCGACGGCCTCGCCGACGACCTTCACGCCGGCGTCGTCCCGCGAGCAGAACAGCGCCAGCCCCGTCACCGGGTCGCCGTTCGCCCGCACCGTCACGTCGCCCCAGGCGACGGTCCGCCCGTCGGCGGTGCCGACCCGCCGGCCGGCGACGGTGACCGGCCGTCCGGTGGCTCCGCCGCCGTCCCTCCCGCTCCCGCCCAGCAGCCCGCCCCACTCGTAGTGCGGGAGGCCGCCGTCGAGGACGCCTCCGCCGTCGTCGGTCGCCACGCCGGCGAACCGGTCTCCCGGCGCAGGGTGGGCGGGGCTGTCCAGCCGCGCCCAGGTCTCGCCGGTCTCGACGACGGTGCCGGTCCCGTCCCACGACAGCGGCTCGACGTCGACGCCCGGTTCGACGGGGACCGACCCCGCCGCCCGGTAGGGGTTCGCGTCCGGCTCGCGAAAGCCCAGGTGGACGTGGTTGGGGACCCACGGCGCGAAGAAGCCCGCGCGGACCAGCTCGCCCAGGTCGTCGCCGACCGCGACGGCGTCCCCGGGCTCGACCGCCGGATCGACGTGGAGCAGCCGCGCGACGTGGTCGCCGGTGTCGACGAGCAGCAGGTGGTCGTGGTCGGCGGCGTAGGGTCTCGGCGGCGCACGCACCCGCTTCGTGTCGAGCACCTCGCCGGCCACCGGCGACGGCGTCCGATCGCCGGCCGGGTAGAGGTCGATCGCACACCCCTCGTCGTGGGCGTCGAACGGCGAGTTGTACAGGGAGAAGCGGTAGTAGCGGTGGAGCACGTCCCGCGGGACGGTGACTGCCATCGCCGCTCCTTGGTGGCGGTCGGGGATGTGGCTGTCGGCGCGCACAACGCACTTCTCTCTGTCGGCCCTACGCCGGGTATGCGACTCCTCCGTGGCCGGGCGAGCGACCACGAGCGCGACTACGCCCGGACCCGCGAACTGGTCGACCGGGTGGCCGCCGAGGGCGTCCCCGCGTTGCGGGTCTGGACGCCCCACCGACAGGTCGCCTTCGGCCGGCGGGACCGGCGGGCCGACGGCTACGACGACGCCCGGGCCGCAGCGGCCGAACGGGGGTACGCCGTCCTCGAGCGCAGCGTCGGCGGCCGCGCCGTCGCCTACACCGGCTCGACGGTCGCGTTCGCCCTCGCCGAACCCGTCGACGACGGCCGCGACTCCATCGACGCCCGCTACGACCGCGTCGCCGCCGCCGTCGAGGCCGCGCTGGCCGACTGCGGCGTCGACGCCCGCGAGGGCGAACCGCCCGAGTCGTTCTGCCCCGGCACGCACTCGCTGCGGGCCGGCGGCAAGGTCGCCGGTCTCGCACAGCGGGTCCGGCAGGACGCCGCGCTCACCGCCGGGATCGTCCTCGTCCGCGACCACGACGCCGTCGGGGCCGTCCTCGCGCCCGTGTACGACGCGCTGGGGGTCCAGTTCGACCCCGCGACGGTCGGGAGCGTCGCGCGGGCCGGCGGCCCGGACGACCCCGAGCACGTCGTCGACGCCCTCGAACGCGCACTCGTGGGCGAGCGGCCGGTCGAGACGACCGAGACCGTCGGGTGAGGACTCGCCGCTCCGGACCGGTTGATTTACCCCGCTGTCTCCCGAGCGGCTCAGTATGAACGCGCTCACCGACCGCTTCGAGGAACCGTACGAGCCCATCGGCGTCGCTGCCGGCACCTTCCTCGTCCTCGCGGCCCTCGGTACCGTCGTCGGGGCTCCGTGGACGACACAGGCCAGC from Haloarcula litorea encodes:
- a CDS encoding IS6 family transposase, whose amino-acid sequence is MQLANLLKEELEIENQDAWENERTPTPVRCFAVRLHSMGLSLREVEAVLGWLGVDRCHQAIWNWKETLAETQSDPPRISPTFVAVDETQIEIDGEKHWLFAAIDTNSKLLLDVDVYSRRGTDPAAAFLHRLTEKHDVDETVFLVDAGGYLTALSRHDLSGWLDYHDRNYIEKWFQTLAMRLTRFHSYWRGSQASATRWLRRFRHYYNRHRPNQALDGRTPAEEVQN
- a CDS encoding Hvo_1808 family surface protein, whose product is MRRELLLASLVVLAGCAVPSFGGSDHPAEPMGEDAIGWENGYWYDDPVNVTTEDGLNESEREAVSARTMARVEHIRDREFTETVPVEVISRAEYRNRSRGSNGSGGPPQDPWNDQVWEALLLIGEDAGSSEAISSTLSTSVQGYYSPSRDEIVVVSPTETPLVDRATLAHELVHALQDQQFGLNGSAETQDRQLARDGLIEGEANYVQALYERRCGDQWRCVDRPDRSGGGGGTVQYPGLFTVLLQPYATGPAFVDHLYESGGWSAVDAAHEQFPDSSEQVIHPDRYPDDDPVNVTVPDRSNGEWERFDHDPVADTVGEASIFATMYHNDRTDASRYSYRSEPSVGWAGDSVVPYRNGSGGYGYVWVSEWDSGTDAREFASAYRAALVEEHGASRRAGNVYVVPASSSFEDAFRITRSGTRVRIVNAPTVDQLDGVHAPPG
- a CDS encoding Hvo_1808 family surface protein gives rise to the protein MRHEWAVAAVAALCLLSGCQTLPAPGPDHDAGATPTVDETVELDVETPATTEATPAGAGDAPPDPATDRLGWEAGYWHNETLSVTTEDGLNESERRAVVSRAMARVEVVRRLEFAERVPVETVSRERFRENRGGTVSAATRRFDDAKFEALFLIGEDRDAVAVQESTLGESVLGYYSPRRDAIVLVTDTETPSVDESTLAHELVHALQDQRFGLRSDARTRDAVQGRNGLVEGDAVATTADYTERCGASWSCLSGGAGASAGGGDRHFGLSFLLYFPYSDGAGLVADLRDRGGWAAVNDAYGEVPDGAREVTNPGDYPEWEPREVELSDRSSDEWERVRPPGRPDYGVVGPSAIAATMAYTIADDYNGSAVVQRRAVFDYAAGGGLAETDPYDYTLPGTAGWDGGRLHVYTNGTATASVWRTGWDSPAAAAAFAAAWGDVLGHWGGRRVGEHTWTLAGDSPYAGAVAVRVEGDTVTVVNAPSQGGLSEIHNA
- a CDS encoding cysteine hydrolase family protein, which codes for MELDPDRTAVVVVDMQNGFCHPEGSLYAPDSEAAIDPVSGLVDRARDAGASVVFTRDIHPPEQFDDAHYYDEFERWGEHVVEGSWEADLVDELTPREEELVVVKHTYDAFHETQLDGWLSAHGIDDLVVCGTLANVCVLHTAASAGLRDYRPVLVEDAVGFIEGDHREYALDHADWLFGEVTERDAIGFA
- a CDS encoding DUF4385 family protein — protein: MSDPVRGELDEVDDGPEYDLDFRAHPERYRHTPDERGAFKIEPYKGELLPHWTVSDPEAAAEGAQTIHDRYREYRADEEFVGMDMARKYLQMGWTRALRYAKYPGGQKYEDGEERAPQRWYDPEKRRISRIYRFHLDRVRADDAYDRAKQRHRERYGQG
- a CDS encoding lipoyl protein ligase domain-containing protein, translated to MRLLRGRASDHERDYARTRELVDRVAAEGVPALRVWTPHRQVAFGRRDRRADGYDDARAAAAERGYAVLERSVGGRAVAYTGSTVAFALAEPVDDGRDSIDARYDRVAAAVEAALADCGVDAREGEPPESFCPGTHSLRAGGKVAGLAQRVRQDAALTAGIVLVRDHDAVGAVLAPVYDALGVQFDPATVGSVARAGGPDDPEHVVDALERALVGERPVETTETVG